The following are encoded together in the Streptomyces sp. NBC_00341 genome:
- a CDS encoding M20/M25/M40 family metallo-hydrolase: MAETARTTRTHGGLGAGDLEWLTELMAVDSVSPLEGGPMDGAARAQRVFLAGAAERGFRTALHRAPAPELLERPEVPAPVREAAARDLPAFLAGQPSVVVAHGAPQPQERRLVINFHVDTVGPHVPPRLDGRILYGRGAVDDKGPGVAAAAGVAAAFAEDPGLDGRIEVQIASVPGEEGGAMGTYGTRALVDAGFTGRLMVFAEPTGNTFMDGCTAAMTPRITVLGQDSTDDHPADGHNATVLLGFLADFLARRLGPLAHGMGAKLCVSGLHTGTAHNRVYGGGQLLLNIAYPATEQAELLAASLEVLIEEARTEFAHLHAHDPFSRRTVKDWRRIVRLDWLKQGLPTLNNRDAEAELVLNEAGFHRHDGLADGSAFTCDAIWAPGPGRYVVACGPGQLDANGAHTDDEFVHLDDLDTYARRIKELVHAFAAHAA; the protein is encoded by the coding sequence ATGGCTGAGACGGCCCGCACCACCCGCACCCACGGCGGCCTCGGCGCCGGCGACCTGGAGTGGCTGACCGAGCTGATGGCCGTCGACTCGGTCTCGCCGCTGGAGGGCGGCCCCATGGACGGGGCGGCCCGCGCGCAGCGGGTCTTCCTGGCCGGTGCCGCCGAACGCGGATTCCGCACCGCACTGCACCGGGCGCCCGCGCCCGAACTCCTGGAGCGCCCCGAGGTGCCCGCCCCGGTGCGGGAGGCGGCCGCCCGCGACCTGCCCGCGTTCCTGGCCGGGCAGCCCTCCGTGGTCGTCGCCCACGGGGCCCCGCAGCCGCAGGAGCGCCGCCTGGTCATCAACTTCCACGTGGACACGGTGGGCCCGCACGTCCCGCCCCGGCTGGACGGGCGGATCCTGTACGGCCGGGGCGCCGTCGACGACAAGGGCCCGGGGGTCGCCGCCGCGGCCGGGGTCGCCGCCGCCTTCGCGGAGGACCCCGGGCTGGACGGCCGGATCGAGGTGCAGATCGCCTCGGTGCCCGGCGAGGAGGGCGGCGCGATGGGCACGTACGGCACCCGCGCCCTGGTCGACGCCGGGTTCACCGGGCGGCTGATGGTGTTCGCGGAGCCCACCGGCAACACCTTCATGGACGGCTGCACGGCCGCGATGACCCCCCGGATCACGGTGCTCGGCCAGGACTCCACCGACGACCACCCCGCGGACGGCCACAACGCCACCGTGCTGCTGGGATTCCTCGCGGACTTCCTCGCCCGCCGGCTCGGCCCGCTCGCCCACGGCATGGGAGCCAAGCTCTGCGTCTCGGGCCTGCACACCGGAACCGCGCACAACCGGGTCTACGGCGGTGGGCAGTTGCTGCTCAACATCGCCTATCCGGCGACCGAGCAGGCCGAACTGCTCGCCGCCTCCCTGGAGGTGCTGATCGAGGAGGCCAGGACCGAGTTCGCGCATCTGCACGCCCATGACCCGTTCAGCCGCCGCACGGTGAAGGACTGGCGCCGCATCGTCCGCCTGGACTGGCTGAAGCAGGGCCTGCCCACCCTGAACAACCGGGACGCCGAGGCCGAACTCGTACTGAACGAGGCCGGGTTCCACCGGCACGACGGACTGGCCGACGGTTCCGCGTTCACCTGTGACGCGATCTGGGCGCCGGGCCCCGGCCGCTATGTGGTGGCCTGCGGACCGGGTCAGCTCGACGCCAACGGGGCGCATACGGACGACGAGTTCGTGCACCTGGACGACCTGGACACCTACGCCCGGCGGATCAAGGAGCTGGTGCACGCTTTCGCCGCCCACGCCGCCTGA
- a CDS encoding Gfo/Idh/MocA family protein, with the protein MRIGVIGLGVIAPFFLQAIEDDPELRLTAVCDLDRRKLDGFAPETAVFADHRELLASGLVDGVVVTLPNHAHAPVVADALRAGVHVCCEKPLTVRAEDAHHLVRLAEEHATTLFTAFHRRYNTHVQELAGQLADRSQISHVTSRYQEKIEEHSGTEGWYQDIDRCGGGCVIDNGPNALDALETVLGPLTLTDATIGDVRSGVEFCAELHLATTDGIPVLVDLDWALETGERKDITVHLKDGRQLYADMLDGFEAFKSSLDHEYAGIMADFHRTVRDGRSGPDRGPHIVDLVEEAYAIGRTREERLRMTAKEPVSAHLVKLLFHRRADRGMRLSPWQSRCVRAGDVHELVTTTDLPTTTGDRVDHVGFLGFAEFGAGTVIDRGDVVTGPHGPIGRVAGFDECHAPNHYNILIDTERVLTAEDLNLHTLDTLTFSGGTR; encoded by the coding sequence ATGCGTATCGGAGTGATCGGCCTGGGCGTCATCGCCCCCTTCTTCCTTCAGGCCATCGAGGACGATCCGGAGCTCCGGCTGACCGCCGTCTGCGATCTGGACCGCCGGAAACTGGACGGATTCGCCCCGGAGACCGCCGTCTTCGCCGACCACCGCGAACTCCTCGCCTCTGGCCTGGTGGACGGCGTGGTCGTCACCCTGCCCAACCACGCGCACGCGCCGGTCGTGGCCGACGCGCTGCGGGCCGGTGTGCACGTCTGCTGCGAGAAGCCGCTGACCGTCCGCGCCGAGGACGCCCACCACCTGGTACGGCTGGCCGAAGAGCACGCCACCACCCTGTTCACCGCCTTCCACCGCCGCTACAACACCCATGTCCAGGAACTGGCAGGCCAGTTGGCCGACCGCTCGCAGATCTCGCACGTCACCAGCCGCTACCAGGAGAAGATCGAGGAGCACAGCGGCACCGAGGGCTGGTACCAGGACATCGACCGCTGCGGCGGCGGCTGCGTCATCGACAACGGCCCCAACGCGCTGGACGCTCTGGAGACGGTGCTCGGACCGCTCACCCTGACGGACGCCACGATCGGAGACGTCCGCTCCGGCGTCGAGTTCTGCGCCGAACTCCACCTCGCCACCACCGACGGCATCCCCGTCCTGGTGGACCTGGACTGGGCCCTGGAGACCGGTGAGCGCAAGGACATCACCGTGCACCTCAAGGATGGCCGGCAGCTGTACGCCGACATGCTGGACGGATTCGAGGCGTTCAAGTCCTCCCTCGACCACGAGTACGCCGGGATCATGGCGGACTTCCACCGCACGGTGCGCGACGGCCGCAGCGGACCGGACCGGGGCCCGCACATCGTCGACCTGGTCGAGGAGGCGTACGCCATCGGCCGCACCCGGGAGGAGCGGCTGCGGATGACCGCCAAGGAGCCCGTCTCCGCCCATCTGGTGAAGCTACTCTTCCACCGGCGCGCCGACCGGGGCATGCGGCTGTCGCCCTGGCAGTCGCGCTGCGTGCGCGCCGGTGACGTGCACGAACTGGTCACCACCACCGACCTGCCCACCACCACCGGGGACCGGGTCGACCACGTGGGGTTCCTGGGCTTCGCGGAGTTCGGGGCGGGCACGGTGATCGACCGGGGCGACGTGGTGACGGGCCCGCACGGGCCGATCGGACGGGTGGCCGGATTTGACGAGTGCCACGCGCCGAACCACTACAACATTCTCATCGACACCGAACGCGTCCTCACCGCAGAGGACTTGAACCTGCATACCCTGGACACCCTCACCTTCTCCGGAGGAACCCGATGA
- the trpA gene encoding tryptophan synthase subunit alpha, translating to MKRLEQTFTDNRTKDETTLVAYLTSGYPLLGETVGLISAAVDAGADVIELGVPFSDPLGDGPVIQATGQAALDTGTTTAATLDVVAEARAAGVEAPIVLMGYCNPFLRYGLTQLYDDARSAGADGFVVPDLPVDEGAEWLAQAEASELGQTFFTAPGSSPERMAASAAASRGFLYVLAANGVTGVRSELDPGIDAYLERVRAAGDTPMAVGFGISRPDHVAALHGKTDGVIVGSALLQAIGAARDAAGRRQAVTGLISSLKAATR from the coding sequence ATGAAACGCCTCGAACAGACCTTCACCGACAACCGGACCAAGGACGAGACCACCCTCGTCGCCTACCTCACCTCCGGCTACCCGCTGCTCGGCGAGACCGTCGGCCTGATCTCCGCCGCGGTGGACGCGGGCGCCGACGTGATCGAGCTCGGGGTCCCGTTCTCCGACCCGCTCGGCGACGGCCCGGTCATCCAGGCCACCGGCCAGGCCGCCCTGGACACCGGCACCACCACCGCCGCCACCCTCGACGTGGTCGCGGAGGCGCGGGCCGCCGGGGTCGAGGCGCCGATCGTGCTGATGGGCTACTGCAACCCGTTCCTGCGCTACGGCCTCACCCAGCTGTACGACGACGCCAGGTCGGCCGGCGCCGACGGATTCGTCGTCCCGGACCTGCCGGTCGACGAGGGCGCCGAATGGCTGGCGCAGGCCGAGGCCAGCGAGCTCGGCCAGACCTTCTTCACCGCCCCCGGCAGCTCGCCGGAGCGGATGGCCGCCTCCGCCGCCGCCTCCCGGGGCTTCCTCTACGTCCTCGCGGCGAACGGCGTCACCGGGGTCCGCTCCGAGCTCGACCCCGGCATCGACGCCTACCTGGAGCGGGTGCGGGCGGCCGGCGACACCCCGATGGCCGTCGGGTTCGGCATCTCCCGCCCGGACCACGTCGCGGCCCTGCACGGCAAGACGGACGGCGTGATCGTGGGCAGCGCGCTGCTCCAGGCGATCGGCGCGGCCAGGGACGCGGCCGGCCGCCGCCAGGCCGTCACGGGGCTGATCTCCTCCCTGAAGGCGGCCACCCGATGA
- a CDS encoding DegT/DnrJ/EryC1/StrS family aminotransferase, with protein sequence MSDATAIPFFSGAASVRRDWPRLEARIREVAASGRFTSGPVTAELEAAIAARTGARHAVAVANGTDALVILLRAAGIGPGDEVIVPAYTFFATASAVLHVGAQPVLVDVLPGSYAMDPRRAEEAITGRTRAIMPVHLFSQMADMEVLKDLADRHGLILLEDSAEGIDMWAGGVHAGLWGSGGVLSFFPTKTLGSLGDAGMLLTNDDEIAAAARRLRLHGQGTDGAYATDGAYVYQELGYNSRCDELHAAFLLHRMERLSEETERRAELAARYDRLLAPLAGTVDTPWMAPAKTPSNQVYYVYLIECDRRDELAAHLEANGVGTEAYYPRPLTDQPLLAPLPGSRHPVPVASAAATRALGLPLYPDLTDEQADRVAALILAFYGAAS encoded by the coding sequence ATGAGCGACGCCACCGCCATCCCCTTCTTCAGCGGCGCCGCCTCCGTGCGCCGCGACTGGCCCCGCCTGGAGGCCCGCATCCGCGAGGTCGCCGCCTCCGGCCGGTTCACCTCCGGCCCGGTCACCGCCGAACTGGAGGCGGCGATCGCCGCCCGCACCGGCGCCCGGCACGCGGTGGCCGTCGCCAACGGGACCGACGCCCTGGTGATCCTGCTCCGGGCGGCGGGCATCGGCCCCGGCGACGAGGTGATCGTCCCCGCGTACACCTTCTTCGCGACCGCCTCCGCCGTCCTGCACGTGGGCGCCCAGCCGGTACTGGTGGACGTGCTGCCCGGCAGCTACGCCATGGACCCGAGGCGGGCCGAGGAAGCGATCACCGGGCGGACCAGGGCGATCATGCCGGTGCACCTGTTCTCGCAGATGGCCGACATGGAGGTGCTCAAGGACCTGGCGGACCGGCACGGACTGATCCTGCTGGAGGACAGCGCCGAGGGCATCGACATGTGGGCCGGCGGGGTGCACGCGGGCCTGTGGGGCAGCGGTGGCGTACTTTCCTTCTTCCCCACCAAGACGCTGGGCTCGCTCGGCGACGCGGGGATGCTGCTCACGAACGACGACGAGATCGCCGCCGCCGCCCGGCGGCTGCGCCTGCACGGCCAGGGCACGGACGGCGCGTACGCCACCGACGGCGCGTACGTCTACCAGGAGCTCGGCTACAACAGCCGGTGCGACGAACTGCACGCGGCGTTCCTGCTGCACCGCATGGAGCGCCTCAGCGAGGAGACGGAGCGGCGCGCCGAGCTGGCCGCCCGCTACGACCGGCTGCTGGCGCCGCTGGCCGGCACGGTCGACACCCCCTGGATGGCGCCCGCGAAGACCCCGAGCAACCAGGTCTACTACGTCTACCTCATCGAGTGCGACCGCCGGGACGAGCTGGCCGCCCACCTCGAAGCGAACGGCGTCGGCACCGAGGCGTACTACCCGCGCCCGCTCACCGACCAGCCGCTGCTGGCCCCGCTGCCGGGCTCCCGCCACCCGGTCCCGGTCGCCTCTGCCGCCGCGACCCGGGCCCTGGGGCTGCCGCTCTACCCCGACCTCACCGACGAGCAGGCCGACCGCGTCGCCGCCCTGATCCTCGCCTTCTACGGAGCCGCATCGTGA
- a CDS encoding sugar phosphate isomerase/epimerase family protein, with protein MSVAKNVVITADRLCGIGDEAAPDLAGQLAIHHELGMDAIELRTVDGLGLHELEAGDAADLARRTIVAGLRVPVVDTPVGSWSTTVATPMDDELAALERSAKAAALLGCDRLRVMSYPGDGRPEREWRTEALRRMKTLAREAERLGVTLLHENCQGWAGQSAAHTMRMLEEVASPRLRLLFDTGNGLAYGYDSLDFLRGVLPWVEHVHIKDGVRTGPEAEFTMPGEGTAHVAECVALLEHHGYRGFYSLEPHLARIPHLGLAGDPAALADGYREYTRRCTALLGIDTTDSRAFIESTDSPMYWEGSHHG; from the coding sequence ATGTCGGTAGCGAAGAACGTGGTCATCACGGCGGACCGGCTGTGCGGGATCGGGGACGAGGCCGCCCCCGACCTGGCGGGCCAGCTGGCCATCCACCACGAACTGGGCATGGACGCGATCGAGTTGCGTACCGTCGACGGCCTCGGCCTGCACGAGCTGGAGGCGGGTGACGCCGCCGACCTGGCCCGGCGCACCATCGTCGCCGGTCTGCGGGTGCCCGTCGTCGACACCCCGGTGGGCTCCTGGTCCACCACCGTCGCCACCCCCATGGACGACGAACTGGCGGCCCTCGAACGCTCCGCCAAGGCCGCCGCGCTGCTCGGCTGCGACCGGCTGCGCGTCATGTCGTACCCCGGCGACGGCCGCCCCGAGCGCGAATGGCGCACCGAGGCGCTGCGCCGGATGAAGACGCTGGCCCGCGAGGCCGAGCGACTCGGCGTGACCCTGCTGCACGAGAACTGCCAGGGCTGGGCCGGTCAGAGCGCCGCGCACACCATGCGGATGCTGGAGGAGGTCGCGAGCCCCCGGCTGCGGCTGCTGTTCGACACCGGCAACGGCCTGGCCTACGGCTACGACTCGCTCGACTTCCTGCGGGGCGTGCTGCCGTGGGTGGAGCACGTGCACATCAAGGACGGCGTCCGCACCGGCCCGGAGGCCGAGTTCACGATGCCCGGCGAGGGCACCGCCCACGTCGCGGAGTGCGTGGCCCTGCTGGAGCACCACGGCTACCGGGGTTTCTACAGCCTGGAACCCCACCTGGCCCGCATCCCGCACCTCGGCCTGGCCGGCGACCCGGCCGCACTGGCCGACGGCTACCGGGAGTACACCCGGCGCTGCACCGCGCTGCTCGGCATCGACACCACGGACAGCCGCGCGTTCATCGAATCCACGGACAGCCCCATGTACTGGGAGGGCAGCCACCATGGCTGA
- a CDS encoding anthranilate synthase component I family protein produces MTITAVEPAAAPPRAHPAPVRVSVARTPLPPHAPLALATELRRLLGEDQVFLFESLAGPDEDCRFAAVGAETLARITVRDGQAVLDGAPELVDRLHPLVDRAAGNVQRLLETLHGAFAVETDVPLDSYAFGFLAVLGYEAAWHLEQLPPRAPGQDPEITLTLFRHVVTYRLDTGESDQLQAHAPEFGGPGVLGDGLAGLVRALPDDAETPLPAAPEPYAVRRTVRREEFAERVERCLEHIRAGDVYQIQIGHRVEVTTPLAPLDAYRRLRRSNPSPYMYLVPWAGRTLVGASPELLLRIEGRTLAMRPIAGTAARAADPAEDARRVAALHADEKERAEHIMLVDLCRNDVARVSVPGTLAVERMMVVEHFARVHHLVSTVSGQLADGADVFSALRATFPAGTMTGAPKVRAMELIQEIEGRPRGAYAGALGLIDVRGQAATLALCIRTAVHDPVTGSYALQASAGVVADSTADGEWRETLIKMSAVYAALTGEGLTA; encoded by the coding sequence ATGACCATCACCGCAGTCGAGCCCGCCGCGGCACCGCCCCGGGCGCATCCCGCACCCGTGCGGGTGAGCGTGGCGCGGACCCCGCTGCCGCCGCACGCCCCGCTCGCCCTGGCCACCGAGCTGCGCAGACTGCTCGGTGAGGACCAGGTCTTCCTCTTCGAGAGCCTGGCCGGCCCCGACGAGGACTGCCGCTTCGCAGCCGTCGGCGCCGAGACCCTCGCCCGGATCACCGTGCGGGACGGACAGGCCGTGCTGGACGGGGCGCCGGAGCTGGTGGACCGGCTGCACCCCCTGGTGGACCGCGCCGCCGGGAACGTCCAGCGGCTCCTGGAGACCCTGCACGGGGCCTTCGCCGTGGAGACCGACGTACCGCTCGACAGCTACGCTTTCGGGTTCCTCGCCGTGCTCGGCTACGAGGCCGCCTGGCACCTGGAGCAGCTGCCGCCACGCGCTCCCGGCCAGGACCCGGAGATCACCCTCACCCTTTTCCGGCACGTCGTCACCTACCGCCTGGACACCGGAGAGAGCGATCAACTCCAGGCGCATGCGCCTGAGTTCGGTGGCCCCGGTGTGCTGGGCGACGGTCTCGCGGGGCTGGTACGGGCCCTGCCGGACGACGCGGAAACCCCGCTGCCGGCCGCGCCCGAGCCGTACGCGGTCCGCCGCACCGTCCGCCGCGAGGAGTTCGCGGAGCGGGTGGAGCGCTGCCTGGAACACATCAGGGCGGGCGACGTCTACCAGATCCAGATCGGCCACCGCGTCGAGGTGACGACGCCCCTGGCGCCCCTCGACGCCTACCGGCGACTGCGCCGGAGCAACCCCTCGCCGTACATGTACCTGGTGCCGTGGGCGGGCCGCACCCTGGTCGGGGCCAGCCCCGAACTGCTGCTGCGGATCGAGGGCCGCACCCTGGCCATGCGGCCCATCGCCGGCACCGCCGCGCGGGCCGCGGACCCGGCGGAGGACGCCCGTCGGGTGGCCGCGCTGCACGCCGACGAGAAGGAACGCGCCGAGCACATCATGCTCGTCGACCTGTGCCGCAACGACGTGGCCAGGGTCTCCGTACCGGGCACCCTCGCCGTCGAACGGATGATGGTGGTCGAGCACTTCGCCCGGGTGCACCACCTCGTCTCCACGGTGAGCGGCCAACTGGCCGACGGCGCGGACGTGTTCTCCGCGCTGCGCGCCACCTTCCCGGCCGGCACCATGACCGGGGCGCCCAAGGTCCGGGCCATGGAGCTGATCCAGGAGATCGAGGGCCGGCCGCGCGGCGCCTACGCGGGCGCGCTGGGCCTGATCGACGTACGCGGGCAGGCGGCGACGCTCGCCCTGTGCATCCGTACCGCCGTCCACGACCCCGTCACCGGCAGCTACGCGCTCCAGGCGTCCGCCGGGGTGGTCGCGGACTCCACGGCCGACGGCGAATGGCGCGAGACGCTGATCAAGATGAGCGCCGTGTACGCCGCCCTGACCGGCGAGGGGCTCACCGCATGA
- a CDS encoding Ldh family oxidoreductase — MTVRVPLAELTTFVNDVLTECGLDTESARTAADVITYADANGFTTHGTNGLVNIYAPRLLDGRIDAGAAPRVVQETAGAALLDGDRGLGLVTMDLAMDIAMAKARQTGIGMVAVRNSTHFGSAGYYTQKAAAAGLIGLAMTNCGAQGVAPPLGGTVRMLGTNPLSAAVPVTEGAPFVLDMSTTVVATGKIKAAHREGRQVPQEWLVRHDGTPTSDPADFMAEEADVAWLGGPASTGGAKGFGLALLVDLLCGPLSGAAYGPRPGVLKGEPAGDDNVGHTAIVIDPSAFGSAHAIAAENRRLLDTVVNSPAAEYATRGVTYPGAPEAARYEQSRREGVELPGPVADGLVALAAQLSVRAPDALAVRALAPAA, encoded by the coding sequence ATGACCGTCCGTGTCCCCCTCGCCGAGCTCACCACCTTCGTCAACGACGTCCTCACGGAGTGCGGCCTGGACACCGAGTCGGCACGCACCGCCGCCGACGTCATCACGTACGCCGACGCGAACGGCTTCACCACCCACGGCACCAACGGGCTCGTGAACATCTACGCCCCCCGGCTGCTCGACGGCCGGATAGACGCGGGCGCCGCACCGCGCGTGGTCCAGGAGACCGCAGGGGCCGCCCTGCTCGACGGGGACCGCGGGCTCGGCCTCGTCACCATGGACCTGGCCATGGACATCGCCATGGCCAAGGCGCGGCAGACCGGCATCGGCATGGTGGCCGTGCGCAACAGCACCCACTTCGGCAGCGCCGGCTACTACACGCAGAAGGCGGCGGCCGCCGGGCTGATCGGCCTGGCGATGACGAACTGCGGCGCCCAGGGCGTCGCCCCGCCGCTGGGCGGCACCGTGCGGATGCTCGGCACCAACCCGCTGAGCGCGGCCGTGCCGGTGACCGAGGGCGCGCCGTTCGTCCTCGACATGAGCACCACGGTGGTCGCCACCGGAAAGATCAAGGCCGCCCACCGGGAGGGCCGGCAGGTCCCGCAGGAGTGGCTGGTCCGGCACGACGGCACCCCGACCTCCGACCCGGCCGACTTCATGGCGGAGGAGGCGGACGTCGCCTGGCTCGGCGGCCCCGCCTCGACCGGTGGCGCCAAGGGCTTCGGCCTCGCCCTGCTGGTGGACCTGCTCTGCGGCCCGCTGTCCGGCGCCGCCTACGGCCCCCGGCCCGGCGTGCTGAAGGGCGAGCCGGCCGGCGACGACAACGTGGGCCACACCGCGATCGTGATCGACCCCTCCGCGTTCGGCTCGGCACACGCCATCGCCGCCGAGAACCGCCGCCTCCTCGACACGGTCGTGAACTCCCCGGCCGCCGAGTACGCGACGCGCGGCGTCACCTACCCGGGAGCCCCCGAGGCCGCGCGGTACGAGCAGTCGCGGCGCGAGGGCGTCGAGCTGCCGGGACCGGTGGCCGACGGACTGGTCGCGCTCGCGGCGCAGCTGTCCGTCCGGGCGCCCGACGCGCTGGCCGTCCGGGCCCTCGCGCCCGCCGCCTGA
- a CDS encoding phenylalanine--tRNA ligase beta subunit-related protein has translation MTATAQGTPTFRRVDVTPEARERVPGVHVLTLEADIGATGPAAAEAVWTEAHDRWNGKSRAEVRAAPNVAAYRELSRLLGTHPDKRPPSVQALVDRGLRAKPLGAWPRINPAVDAVNAVAVRTLVALGLFDRDALVGEVGLRLTDGTEEFTALGADGPVTLEAGGLVLADEERVLSQFAHRDGVHQAVTGATRRVLLLACAVPGVSEDTCRDALLEAAALLRGTAG, from the coding sequence ATGACCGCCACCGCACAGGGCACCCCCACCTTCCGCAGGGTCGACGTGACGCCGGAGGCCCGCGAGCGGGTGCCCGGGGTGCACGTACTGACCCTGGAGGCGGACATCGGCGCCACCGGCCCGGCAGCGGCAGAGGCGGTCTGGACCGAGGCCCACGACCGGTGGAACGGCAAGAGCCGCGCCGAGGTGCGGGCCGCCCCCAACGTCGCCGCCTACCGGGAGCTGAGCCGGCTGCTCGGCACCCACCCCGACAAGCGCCCGCCCTCCGTGCAGGCCCTGGTCGACCGGGGCCTGCGGGCCAAGCCGCTCGGCGCCTGGCCCCGGATCAACCCCGCCGTCGACGCGGTCAACGCGGTGGCGGTCCGCACCCTGGTCGCGCTCGGCCTGTTCGACCGGGACGCGCTCGTGGGCGAGGTGGGGCTGCGGCTGACCGACGGCACCGAGGAGTTCACCGCCCTCGGCGCGGACGGCCCGGTGACCCTGGAGGCGGGCGGGCTGGTCCTCGCCGACGAGGAGCGGGTGCTGTCGCAGTTCGCGCACCGCGACGGCGTGCACCAGGCGGTGACCGGCGCCACCCGCCGGGTGCTGCTGCTGGCCTGCGCGGTCCCCGGCGTCAGCGAGGACACCTGCCGGGACGCGCTGCTGGAGGCCGCCGCACTGCTGCGCGGGACGGCCGGCTAG
- a CDS encoding DegT/DnrJ/EryC1/StrS aminotransferase family protein, with product MTTAIPYFDWPARSADWADDIVEVFREVALSDEFILKSRVERLESEIAARTGAAHAIAVASGTGALSVILAALGLGDGDEVVTPAFSFVSTASTVALRGARPVFADVEYETGLLDPAAAEAAVTERTRALLPAYLFSGSPKMGAFAELAARRGLHLVEDSAIALGATVDGKPAGRHGHAGVYSFFPAKPAGGIGDAGMIVTDDPELARTARMLRNHGQPAGKRFYHELLGFNCRMDELTAGFLLRKLPHLDRLLERRREIAAIYEEGLRPLGPALLPPPAGFEERSVYTYVVRAQQRDELRAQLAKEGIETAVYYPRPLHLQPAFAHLGHGTGDFPVAERLSRESLALPLHPDMAPGAAERVVAAVNRFCTAGR from the coding sequence GTGACCACTGCCATCCCGTACTTCGACTGGCCCGCCCGCTCGGCCGACTGGGCCGACGACATCGTGGAGGTCTTCCGAGAGGTCGCGCTGAGCGACGAGTTCATCCTGAAGTCCCGGGTCGAGCGCCTGGAGTCGGAGATCGCCGCGCGCACCGGAGCGGCCCACGCCATCGCCGTGGCCAGCGGCACCGGAGCGCTGAGCGTGATCCTGGCCGCGCTCGGCCTCGGTGACGGCGACGAGGTGGTCACCCCCGCGTTCTCCTTCGTCTCGACCGCCTCCACCGTCGCCCTGCGCGGCGCCCGCCCGGTCTTCGCGGACGTCGAGTACGAGACCGGCCTGCTCGACCCGGCCGCCGCCGAGGCGGCCGTCACGGAACGCACCAGGGCGCTGCTCCCGGCCTACCTGTTCTCCGGCTCCCCGAAGATGGGCGCCTTCGCCGAACTCGCCGCCCGGCGCGGGCTGCACCTGGTCGAGGACAGCGCGATCGCGCTGGGCGCCACGGTCGACGGAAAGCCCGCAGGGCGGCACGGGCACGCCGGGGTCTACTCCTTCTTCCCGGCCAAGCCCGCGGGCGGCATCGGGGACGCCGGGATGATCGTCACCGACGACCCCGAGCTCGCCCGCACCGCACGCATGCTGCGCAACCACGGCCAGCCCGCCGGCAAGCGCTTCTACCACGAGCTGCTCGGCTTCAACTGCCGGATGGACGAGCTCACCGCCGGATTCCTGCTCCGCAAACTCCCGCACCTGGACCGGCTGCTGGAACGCCGCCGCGAGATCGCCGCGATCTACGAGGAGGGGCTGCGCCCGCTGGGCCCGGCACTGCTGCCGCCGCCCGCCGGCTTCGAGGAGCGCTCCGTCTACACCTACGTCGTACGCGCCCAGCAGCGCGACGAGCTGCGCGCGCAGCTGGCGAAGGAGGGCATCGAGACCGCCGTCTACTACCCGCGCCCGCTGCACCTCCAGCCCGCGTTCGCCCACCTCGGCCACGGAACCGGTGACTTCCCGGTGGCCGAGCGGCTCTCCCGCGAGTCCCTCGCGCTGCCCCTGCACCCGGACATGGCGCCGGGCGCGGCCGAGCGGGTCGTGGCCGCCGTCAACCGCTTCTGCACCGCGGGGAGGTGA